In Methanofervidicoccus sp. A16, the sequence AATACTTAATAAAAGATCTTCCCTATAGCCCGAATTCCTTCTTAGAAAAAATAAGAGATCCTAAAATAAAAGAACTGTTAAATACTGAAAAAAACATTGTACTCTTTTTTATACTGTTTTGTTATTTTTATACTAGTTAATAGGGTTTTTATTCTCTTTCTAATAATTATTTTTATTTTTTTATTATTTTTAATATTTAATATTTTTTTAGTCATAAATCTAATAACTAATATAAAAAAGAAAATAAAATATACCAGGATTCTCTACTTTTTAAGTCATTAACTATCTTTTTTTATCCAACTAACCTTTACTTCTTTAATCTCTCCATTATCTTAGATCTCAATATCTCACTTACAGTTTTACCGTCTATTCTACCTCTTAAAACTGCCATACACTTACCCATAAGGGCTCCCATGGATCCCATACCTTTGCTCTTAACAATCTCCATATTTTTATCAACTATATCCCCAATTATTCTCTCAGCCTCCTCCTTAGAGAGAGACTTAAGGCCCTTCATCTCCAGTATTTCATCTAAACTCTTATCTGGGTATTCAGCAAATCCCTTAAGTACCTCAACTATAGCCTCCTTGGACATCTTACCTTCAGTCAATCCCTCAAATACCATCACAAAGTGATCCCTAGTAAGATTATCTATATTGTATCCCTCCCTTTTAATCTCCCTCAACGTATTCTCCAAGGTTGTTGCAATAAGAGTTGGTTTTATACTGTCCTTAAACCTCTTACACAACTCCTCGAAAAGTTGGACCCTTGGAGACGTTACAAGGATCTCTGCCAACTCCCTGTTAAGTTTGTACTCTCTTATAAACCTCTCTAACTTCTCCTCTGGCATCTCAGGAAGGTTGTTCTTTATACGTTTTAGGAGTTCCCTTTCCACCTTAATAGGTGGTATATCTGTCTCTGGATACATCCTGGCAGCCCCAGGTAATGGCCTTAGATATGTGGTATTTCCATTCTCAAGCGCCCTCCTCGTCTCCTCAGGTACTCCCTTAATAGCCTCTTTAGCCCTCTCTATAACTGCCTCAAGTGCTCTATCTACCTTTTCCTCCTCGTCTCCTATAAAGATAACAGCATCCTCGGGGGTTATCTCTATCCCAAGTTCCTCCTGAATATACTTCTTTATTTCCTCTACCTCCTCCTCAGTAATACCGTAGTTGGGAAGTTCATCTGTATGGAAGAGACCTCCAACCCCTGCGATAACCTTAGCCCTATCTGACAACTCAGATCCCAACCTTCTACCTTCCTGTATCTCTCTACCGACAAGACCACCAAAGCCCTTTAATACAATTCCCTTTATTCTTCCACCTTTCTTTAATACTCTTTGCAGTACCTTACATTTGGTGTTTCTTAATACATCGGTGATATCTACCACTTTATCTATTACCTCAGCCCCTCTTTCCTTAAGTGTCTTAGATATCTCTAAGAGATTTACCTGCCTTACAACCTCCCTCTCAATTACCTTCTCTATGAGATCGAGATCCTGCACTCCTTTTATCTCTACCCTGGCACCATCCCTTATAGATATGTTGATATCCTGTCTTATGGTACCAAGTCCCCTCTTCACCTTTCCAGTGGCTCTCAGTATCATTCCTATTCTCTTTGCAGTTTCTCTTCCCATCTTAGGTGAATCTATATCAGGCTCTGTGGAGATCTCTAAAAGAGGTATTCCCAACCTATCTACTCGATATTTTATATAATCTCTCCCCTCCTCTATCTTCCTAGAGGCATCCTCTTCTAAACATAGACTACTAATCCTAACCTTACCGCACTCTGTCTCCACGTATCCATCCTTACCTATGAACATGGTCCTTTGGAATCCTGAGGTATTGGAACCGTCTATAACGATCTTCCTCATGGTATGTATCTCATCTACCACATCCATATTCATCAGGAGGGCAACCTGCAGTGCAACCTCTAACGCCTCCTGGGATGGTATATGAGGAGGTTCCTCGTCCAACTCCACTAAACAGGTGGTGTCGTTGTAGTACTGATATATATAGTACTTTCCCTTTTTCCACTCTATAAGGGCAGCCCTATCTACATCTCCCATCTCACTTTGGGATATCCTTAGTAATCTCTTAATTTCACCATGAGGTTCATCGTCCCTTAACACTGTTGGACAGTTGCAGAAAAGTTTTCTCTTGGTATCCAACTGTTGGTGTATCTCTAAACCTACCTTTAAACCTAACTTCTTATAGTCTAACTCCACCCTACCACCGCATAATATAATATATTTTAAAAAAGAAATTATTAATTATTATTAGAAAAAATTATAAAAAAGATTATACTGTTTAATTTTCATTTATAATACTGTCCATAGTGGCTATAATGTTCTTTACCTTTGGATTTACGATGTAGTAGTGATTCCAGGTGCCCTCCTTCCTAGCCTTTATAAGTCCAGATTTTTTCAGTATATTCAGATGATGGGAAATAGTAGGTTGTGGTTTTTTTAACTCATCTATTATCTTACATACACACATACTCTCATTTTCACTTAGTAGTTTCAGTATCATCAACCTAGTGGGATCTGCAAAGGCTTTAAATATTTCAGCC encodes:
- the gatE gene encoding Glu-tRNA(Gln) amidotransferase subunit GatE, which codes for MELDYKKLGLKVGLEIHQQLDTKRKLFCNCPTVLRDDEPHGEIKRLLRISQSEMGDVDRAALIEWKKGKYYIYQYYNDTTCLVELDEEPPHIPSQEALEVALQVALLMNMDVVDEIHTMRKIVIDGSNTSGFQRTMFIGKDGYVETECGKVRISSLCLEEDASRKIEEGRDYIKYRVDRLGIPLLEISTEPDIDSPKMGRETAKRIGMILRATGKVKRGLGTIRQDINISIRDGARVEIKGVQDLDLIEKVIEREVVRQVNLLEISKTLKERGAEVIDKVVDITDVLRNTKCKVLQRVLKKGGRIKGIVLKGFGGLVGREIQEGRRLGSELSDRAKVIAGVGGLFHTDELPNYGITEEEVEEIKKYIQEELGIEITPEDAVIFIGDEEEKVDRALEAVIERAKEAIKGVPEETRRALENGNTTYLRPLPGAARMYPETDIPPIKVERELLKRIKNNLPEMPEEKLERFIREYKLNRELAEILVTSPRVQLFEELCKRFKDSIKPTLIATTLENTLREIKREGYNIDNLTRDHFVMVFEGLTEGKMSKEAIVEVLKGFAEYPDKSLDEILEMKGLKSLSKEEAERIIGDIVDKNMEIVKSKGMGSMGALMGKCMAVLRGRIDGKTVSEILRSKIMERLKK
- a CDS encoding helix-turn-helix transcriptional regulator; the protein is MNKLDASKYETMAEIFKAFADPTRLMILKLLSENESMCVCKIIDELKKPQPTISHHLNILKKSGLIKARKEGTWNHYYIVNPKVKNIIATMDSIINEN